The Fusarium falciforme chromosome 7, complete sequence genome window below encodes:
- a CDS encoding MFS domain-containing protein, which produces MAEKQLVTDSQGAVHLEHSGNGSSPEHDASSEKHGELEASNIPRYDDAQVKKLRAKVDRRLLPLLTVLYVLSFMDRSNIGNARVAGMNVDLELTPAQYNMALTIFFFPYALFEVPSNIVLKLMRPSWWMAILVVTWGTVLVLQGIVKTYQHLLVTRFFLGMAEAGFFPAATYLLTTWYVRWELQTRLAIFFSAASLAGAFSGLLAFGIQHMDGIGGLGGWRWIFILEGILTVLIGLSIPWTLPDSPNAASFLTPAEKETIHGRLEQDAGTSAGKVGIGGSFQWKYLKEALLDWKIYLGCVIYWGNSICIYGFSFASPTIILELGYTAAQAQLLTIPIYFLGACLTLFFAYMADRRRNRWMFIIIPFSIGLVGFVGLLSIPHPRLPGLTYAFLFCIPSGLYPAVIGCVSWVGNNLAPSFKRAIGMALLMTIGNLGGAVGSNIFLAKQAPHYWLGYGFSLGILLLGVVCTLILRFAVKSINKKRDLIPEADILSRYTEDELMEMGDKSPLFRYVS; this is translated from the exons GAAT ATCCCACGATACGACGATGCCCAAGTCAAGAAACTCAGGGCCAAAGTTGACAGGAGACTGCTGCCTCTTCTCACAGTCCTCTACGTCCTCTCCTTCATGGACCGTTCCAATATTGGCAACGCCAGAGTCGCGGGTATGAACGTGGACCTCGAGCTTACCCCGGCGCAGTACaacatggccttgaccatcttcttcttcccataCGCCCTGTTCGAAGTGCCGAGCAACATCGTCCTCAAGCTTATGAGGCCTTCCTGGTGGATGGCCATTCTTGTCGTAACCTGGGGAACG GTTCTAGTTCTGCAAGGTATCGTCAAGACATATCAACACCTCCTTGTGACACGATTCTTTCTCGGTATGGCGGAAGCTGGCTTCTTTCCCGCAGCGACGTATCTTTTAACAACTTGGTATGTCCGCTGGGAACTACAGACACGtttggccatcttcttctctgcgGCATCTCTGGCGGGTGCATTCTCTGGTCTCCTAGCCTTTGGGATCCAGCATATGGATGGTATTGGAGGCCTCGGTGGGTGGCGATGGATCTTCATCCTAGAGGGCATCTTGACCGTCCTTATTGGATTGAGCATTCCTTGGACACTTCCCGACTCGCCGAATGCTGCCAGCTTCCTGACCCCGGCAGAAAAGGAAACCATCCATGGGCGTCTTGAACAGGATGCTGGAACGTCTGCTGGCAAAGTTGGAATCGGGGGCTCATTCCAGTGGAAATACCTCAAGGAAGCATTGCTTGACTGGAAGATCTACCTTGGATGTGTTATCTACTGGGGCAACAG CATCTGCATCTATGGCTTCAGCTTCGCTTCGCCTACCATCATCCTGGAGCTCGGATATACAGCTGCTCAGGCTCAACTCCTCACCATTCCGATCTACTTCCTCGGTGCCTGCTTGACTCTCTTCTTTGCCTACATGGCTGACAGACGTCGTAACCGATGGATGTTTATCATCATCCCTTTTAGCATTGGCCTGGTTGGCTTCGTTGGCCTGCTCTCCATCCCGCACCCACGTCTGCCGGGCTTGACCTACGCCTTTCTGTTCTGCATTCCCAGCGGTCTCTACCCTGCAGTCATTGGCTGTGTCTCATGGGTTGGAAACAATCTTGCCCCTTCTTTCAAGCGAGCCATCGGCATGGCATTATTGATGACCATTGGTAACCTCGGTGGTGCTGTGGGATCAAACATCTTCCTTGCAAAGCAGGCGCCTCACTACTGGCTGGGCTACGGGTTCTCCCTTGGAATTCTGCTTCTAGGTGTTGTTTGTACTCTGATCCTGCGTTTCGCAGTCAAGTCGATCAATAAGAAGAGGGATCTTATTCCAGAGGCAGACATTCTATCGCGGTACACCGAAG ATGAGCTTATGGAGATGGGAGATAAGTCACCCTTGTTCAGATATGTCTCTTGA